A single region of the Leptodactylus fuscus isolate aLepFus1 chromosome 5, aLepFus1.hap2, whole genome shotgun sequence genome encodes:
- the KLHDC10 gene encoding kelch domain-containing protein 10 isoform X2, whose translation MAAEAGGGEPLVRFVKLSGRAAGRRSPPARSGHRCVADNTNLYVFGGYNPDYDESGGPENEDYPLFRELWRYHFATGTWHQMGTDGYMPRELASMSLVLHGYNLLVFGGTGIPFGESNGNDVHVCNVKYKRWEKLNCDGKKPNRIYGQAMAIINGFLYVFGGTTGYIYSTDLHRLDLSTREWVQLKPNNPACDLPEERYRHEIAHDNQRIYVLGGGTSWTAYTLDKIHAYNFETNTWEDIPTKPHENLGFPAARRCHSCVQIKHEVFICGGYNGEVILGDLWKLNLRNFQWTKLPAVMPEPAYFHCAAVTPAGCMYIHGGVVNIQQNKRTGSLFKIWLVVPSLLELCWESLLKYFPHLAHLPTNQLLQIGLSQGLIERLK comes from the exons GTCGCAGGTCGCCACCTGCCAGAAGTGGACATCGATGTGTGGCTGATAATACAAATTTATATGTGTTTGGTGGGTACAACCCTGACTATGATGAATCAGGTGGCCCAGAAAATGAAGATTACCCTCTCTTCAGAGAGCTCTGGCGATATCACTTTGCTACAGGAACATGGCATCAAATGGGCACAGATGGCTACATGCCAAGGGAACTTGCATCCATGTCAC TGGTTTTACATGGCTACAATCTCCTGGTGTTTggaggcactggcatcccgttTGGCGAGAGCAATGGTAACGATGTTCATGTCTGTAACGTGAAGTATAAGAGATGGGAAAAGCTAAACTGTGATGGAAAAAAACCCAACCGCATTTATGGCCAG GCAATGGCAATTATAAATGGCTTCCTATATGTATTTGGAGGAACAACTGGGTATATTTACAGTACAGACCTACATCGACTAGACCTTTCTACCAGAGAATGGGTGCAGCTTAAGCCAAACAATCCAGCTTGTGATCTACCAGAGGAAAG GTACAGGCATGAAATAGCACATGATAATCAGCGGATCTATGTCTTAGGGGGTGGCACATCATGGACGGCATACACTTTAGATAAG ATACATGCATATAACTTTGAAACCAACACTTGGGAGGACATTCCAACCAAGCCACATGAAAATCTAG GTTTTCCAGCTGCCAGAAGATGCCATAGCTGTGTCCAAATAAAACATG AGGTTTTTATATGCGGTGGTTATAATGGCGAGGTTATACTGGGTGACCTCTGGAAGTTAAACCTGCGAAACTTTCAGTGGACAAAACTTCCTGCTGTAATGCCTGAGCCAGCATACTTCCACTGTGCAGCGGTAACACCG GCTGGCTGTATGTATATCCATGGAGGAGTAGTTAATATTCAGCAGAACAAGCGGACTGGATCTTTGTTCAAAATCTGGCTTGTCGTTCCCAGTCTTCTAGAACTGTGCTGGGAGAGCCTGCTAAAATATTTCCCTCACCTTGCCCACCTCCCCACAAATCAGCTTCTACAGATTGGACTATCACAAGGACTCATAGAGAGACTAAAATGA